In Leptospira fletcheri, the genomic window GAGAACTTCTTTGGTCGCTTATCTTTTGGATCATGGCGCCGATCTCCAAGCAAGATCCAAAAGTAAATTCTCTTTCGGCAACACTCCGCTTCATTCCGCAGTCGCCGCGGGAAGGGACGAAACCGTGAAATTACTGATCGAAAAGGGAGCCGACCCGAACTTCAGTCAGGAGGAAGGTGGATACACTCCTTTGCATATCGCAGCTTCTCGGCAAGGGAATAGTTCCATAGTCGCTTTCCTTTTAAAGCATGGTGCCGATCCGGAGCGAAAAACGAATGAAGGATTGAGCGCAAAAGAGATCGCCTTACAGAGAGGAAATTGGAAAGAAGTGGAAGTGCTGGAGTAGCGCGGTCGGGAGAAATGAATGCGTAGCGGCGTCTTAATAAATTTTCAGCTTAAGGGTTTCCTTCATTAGCTTAAAATGTTTATCTAATGTGAAAAGCAATACTTTATTTTGAACGGCATTTTGGGCGATGATCAGATCTGGGATGCCGACATGATTGATTCCGTTTTTAAGATTCAGGATTTGATACTCGATGACTTGCTCCCAGTCGATTTCCAATGGGAGACGTTCGACTGCTTCTAAGGAAGCGATAATTTTCGATTGCCTCCTTAATTTCAAAAAAGGAATCAACTCGGTCAGAATCAGATCATTCGTGTAGATATTTTCGGCATCAATCAACTCGTCGACACTGGCCGAAATTGGCGAGTCGGCATTCCTAAAATATTCGATCCAAACGGATGAATCCAATAGAACGCGACTCATCGCTTCCGTAAATCATTCAGATCAATCGGGAGATTGACGTGACCTTTGTATTTTTTTAGGTCTTTTAACTTTTCCCTTCTGATCAGAGAGGTAAGTCCTTCCTTAATTACTTCGGTTTTGGTTTTCAGACGAGTCAATTTCATCGCTTCCAAAAATAGTTCTTCCGGAATATCTACGGTCGTTCTCATAATATGCATAAAATAGAGAATTTATATGCATTGTCAATGCTTTACTTTGGTGCGCGATAGTCGAAAATCGGACAACGAATGTAAGGAAGAGTGTAGCTCTTAAAAGCGAATTTTCGAACGCGACAGCGATACGTAGGGTGCGAAGCAGTCGCAAGCGTTCGGAAATGGGAATCAATGGAGTGCGGAAAATCTTTGCTTGCGACCAAAGCCCGGAGTAGCGCGGTCCCGCGGTGCGGGAGTCGCTCTTGCACCTACCAGGACTCGCCGAACCGCAGTTTGCCTTCGTGGCAAACTAAGCTCCACGGCGTCTCGTTCTTGCCTCGCCACATCCTGCGGCTCGGTCGCAAGCATTTACGCTCCTTATGGTCGCTATACTTGCTCTCAAGAACTTGCTTCGAGTCCTTGTTCTATCTGCACCTACCAGGACTCGCCGTTACGCAGTTTGCCTTCGTGACAAACTAAGCTCCACGGCGTCTCGTTCTTGCCTCGCCACATCCTGTGGCTCGGTCGCAAGCATGTACGCTCCCTATGGGTCGCTATGCTTGCTTTCCAAGAACTCGCTTCGAGTCCTTGTTTCTCTGCACCTACCAGGACTCGCCGTTACGCAGTTTGCCTTCGTGACAAACTAAGCTCCACGGCGTCTCGTTCTTGCCTCGCCACATCCTGTGGCTCGGTCGCAAGCATGTACGCTCCCTATGGGTCGCTATGCTTGCTTTCCAAGAACTCGCTTCGAGTCCTTGTTTCTCTGCACCTACCAGGACTCGAACCTGGACCCCAGGCTCCGGAGGCCTGTACTCTATCCGTTGAGCTATAGGTGCGGTATGGAGGAGAGTTTTTTGGACGAAGCTCCCGAGTCAACAGCATTCTATGCAATCTTTCGAACCGAAAAGAGGGGTATTCCCGTTTTTTCGTGTACAGAAAAAGGAAGGGTCCTATTCTACAGACAAAAAAGTAAAAATCCTTAGGGATTTAGAAATAGAGACCCATGAATCAGAAATTTGGTTTGAGACCGGTGCATTTCTGGAGGATCCTTTCCGGATTGGTCCTGGTTTTATCGTTTTTTCCCCTGGCCGTCGTTTCCTTTTCGGCGGAAGAAGAAGCCCGACTGACCGAGAAAGCTTTGGTTGAAAGCCTCTCCACACCGGAACAAAAAGAAGTCGTCCGAAAATACCTACAGAGCCTTGCAAAGAGGAAACGGGGCGAGGCGAATCATTTGCGGGAACTAGCTGCCGAGGAACCGAAGCTTTCCTCCGGATCGGACCGTAAAAGAAAACTCTTGAACATGGCCGACCAATTGGATCGAGAAGCGGCCATCCATGAGGAAACTCTTCGAAACCTAGCGACTCTTTCCACAAACTGAGAGGATTTTCTTCGCAACCAGATCCGCGAGTTCTTCCGGACGTCGGTTCGCGTCTAAGCGTACCGTATTTTCCGGAAGGATGCTTTCATACGAGTTTCGTATTTTTTCCAGAGTTCCTAGAGATTCGAATCTTTCCTTGGCCTCTTTTCTTCCTTCCAAGCGAGCCAGAGCTTGTTTCGGCTCCAGATCCAAATAAAAAAGAAGATCCGGTTCAGGAAAGCCGTAAGCTCGATTTCTTTCGAGTATTTCCCTGGCGGAAAATTCGGGACCGGACTGGTATGCAGCCGTGGAATACATGTATCGATCTAGCAGGACGATTTTTTCTTCGTTTAACGCCGGGAGAATATTCCTTTGGAGGGAGACTTCCCGATCTTTCAGAAAGGCTCCGATTTGCTCTTCTCCCGAAAGTTCCAGTTCTCCACTCAAAAATTTTCTAAGATAGAGTCCCGTTTCGAATTTCGTGGGTTCCGCGAAGCAAATTGAGGGAACACCTTTCCGGGAAAGTAGGTCGAATACGTGACGGCTCAAGGTGCTTTTTCCGCTGCCGTCTAAACCTTCAAAAACAAAAAATCCCGGATGTGGTGCCATTAACGTTTTCCGAAACCAACTTGACAGAGTCGATTTCCGGCGAATCCTGATGCGTACCCAACCGGAATCCCATTCCTGAGGAAAGGAATCCATGAAAAAAACCGACAGATTCAAAAATTTCCTGGTGATTTGCGTGTCCGTGCTTGCGGGTACTCTTATTTCGCCCGTGCTCTATTGCGGAACTTCCAATAATAGCTCGTTATTTTTAAATGCGAAGGCGGATCGGGAACCGTCCGCGTCCGCAAAAGCCGCCATTTCCATCCAACAAGCGTTCGAAGAAGTGTATACGAACACTTCTCCGAGTGTGGTTTCCGTCGCTACGGAACGTACCGTGACCCAACAAGGGTTCGATCCTTTTTTCGATTTTTATTATGGACGTCGGGGCAGGGTACGGCCTCAGAAAGAAAAACAGAGCGGACTCGGTTCCGGAATCATTTTGAGTAAGGACGGATACATTCTTACCAACGAACACGTGGTCGGTGGTTGGGATAAATTTACCGTCAGTACGAAGGATGGAAAGAAATTTCCGGCTCAATTGGTGGGCTCGGACCAGACCATCGATGTGGCCCTACTTAAGATCCAGGCCGAAGCGAATCTGGTCCCCATCGAGTTAGGCGATTCTTCCGCCGTTAAAGTGGGAGATTGGTCGATCGCGATCGGCGCTCCCTGGGGTCTAGACCAATCCATGACCGTGGGCATCGTTTCCGCAGTGGGCCGAGGCGGAATCGACAATTCGGGAGTCCATTATATCCAGACCGACGCCGCGATCAACCAAGGGAATTCCGGTGGACCTCTCCTTGACATCAACGGAAGAGTCATCGGAATCAATCGGATGATCGTGTCTCCGAGCGGAGGTTCGATCGGGTTAGGTTTTGCGATCCCGATTAACGAGGCAAAATCGATCGTAGAAGAATTGAAATCCGGAGGAAAAGTCAAACGTCCGAAACTAGGAGTAGGCTTGGACGATGTGACGGAAGAGATCGCTAAGGAGTTGAAACTTCCGGCGGTTGCAGGAGCCTTCGTGAGACAAGTGGTGAACGGAAGCGCAGCTGCCGACGCCGGGATCGAAATCGAAGACGTGATTTTGGATATCGACGGAACCAAGGTCAAGAACGCGTCGGAAGTCGTCGCCAAGATCCGCGGATCGAAAGTCGGTCAGAGACTTACCATCACCGTGTTCCGAAAGGGACAGACCCTCAAGATTTCGGTTAAACTTAAGGAATAAGAGAAATTTTTTGGCCAGACATACTTTGAATCCGGAGGAAAAATTCGAGGAGGAGGCTACCTTACGTCCTTCCTTTTTTTCCGAGTTTGTCGGCCAAAAAGAAACCCTTGCGAACCTTTCGGTTTTCGTGGAGGCGACGAAGCGAAGAGCGCAGGCCCTGGATCACGTGCTTCTTTCCGGACCTCCGGGGTTGGGGAAGACCACTCTGGCGGGAATCATTGCCCAGGAATTAGGCGCAAGGATCGTCGTAACTTCCGCGCCGGTTCTGACTCGTGGGGCGGATCTCGCCAAATTGCTTACGGACTTGCAGGAAGGCGATATCCTATTCATCGACGAGGTCCATTCTCTCGGAAGAAAAGTGGAAGAGATCCTTTACCCCGCTATGGAGAATTTCATGATCGATCTTCTCGTGGGGGAAGGAATCACCGCGCAGACCGTTCAGATCAAGTTGAAGCCTTTTACTTTGATCGGAGCGACTACCCGAAGCGGATTGATTTCCGATCCTTTGAAGAGTAGATTCGGGATCCATTCCCGTTTGGATTATTACGATGATGCGGAGATGAAGCAGATCGTACTTCGTTCCGCCAAAATCCTAGGTTACGAGATCGAGGAGAATTCCGCCTGGGAAATCGGTCGCCGGTCCCGCAAGACTCCTCGGATCGCGAATCATTTGTTGAAACGGGTTCGGGATTTTTCCGAAGTCCAGGGTGATCGTCGCATCGAAATGTCCGCCTGCAAAGAAGCGTTCCGCAGATTAGGAATCGACGAGTACGGTTTGGACAGAATGGATCGCCAAATTCTAGAATGTATGATAGATAGGTATAAGGGCGGACCGGTGGGGCTTCGGCCGATTTCGGCGGTGGTAGGGGAAGAGGAACGGACCTTGGAGGATCATTACGAATCCTATATGGTTAGGATCGGATTGATCAACCGCACACCTTCCGGAAGGGTTGCCACAGAAAAAGCGTATCAAATATTGGAAAAATCTTATCCTGTTAAAGGGATAAGAACGGACGAAGATGCAACTCCCGGCCTTTTTTAATTTAGAAATAGATAAACCTGCGAATATCGAGGAAGACGATCGTCGTCTTCTCTTTGCCGCGTTTTTGGTTTTTGCCTTCGCCTCCTTTTTGGTCGCACATTTGTTTACTCGTAACGCACTCTGGAAGATGTTGGGAGAGGATCCTCTCGTAAAGGTCACGGACAAGGCGGAACGGGAAAAAATCTACGAAGTGTTGTTGGAACAGGATTTCGTGGATTCGAGGGTGAAAGACGAATACAAGGCTCTCTCCAACGTGGATGCGGCCGGCGCGGGTGGATTGACTCAAAAGGAGGGATTCCATTCCGCTTCGCCTCATAGGGAGTTTATTTGGGGAAATCTGATTAAGAGACCTTCCCAGCAGGCCAATCCGAAGAGTTCCCAAACCAAGACGGAAGAGGAACAGGTTTACGACGTCGCGATTCTGAAAAACGATCCGGTGCAGGAGCCTACGAAAAGCCAGGAGCAATCCACCCAATCCTCCGCAACCGGAAGGATGACCAAGATTCCGTTCAATTATCGTTTCGAGCAGGATTTTCTTTTCCGATGGGACGGAGGACAGTCCCTTTCCATTCCCCGTAAGAAACTGGCCGGGTACGATTATTTCAAGAGAATGCTACGCCAGATCGAAGGAAGCTTTGCGCCGCCCGGCGGAGGAAATTACGGATATAGGGACGGCGCAGGTACCGTCGTCAGGGAAGCCATCATTCCGGGAGAAGTCCGGGTACAATTTATGCTAAACGACGCTGGCCAGGTTATCGATACGAAGCTGGTTTCTTCCCAAGGACAAACACTTGTGGATCGGGCCTGCCTGGACACTCTCAGAGGACAAAATTTCGGGACCGTACCCGAGGACGTCAAATCTCAAGGAATGATATTCGGAATTCGTTTCATATTTCCGGGATTCAGATAAGAGTTCCTATTGTCCTAGGCTTTCTTTGATCACTTGCCAAAGTCGCGCCCATTCTTTTTTTCGTTCCCCCTTTTCCTTTAAGCGAAGAAAAAGTTTTTGGGAACCGTCGGTCCCGATAATTCTGATTCTATTTTCGTTTAATACTTCCACGTCATACGTCACGGATTCCGCCGAAAAAGCATAATTCAGGATACTGCTGGATTTCAACGGGTATTCCTTATCGTCCAGGATCGTTTTTTCGTTTCTGAAATCCAAAGTAATACAATCCCTTTCTTTTTTTAACGGATCGCAAAAAGTTCCTTTCGGAGGAGGTACCGGTTTTACTCCACAGGAAAGGGAGATTAAAATCGCCGGAATCAGCATCCTCATAAAATCATTCCTCCAGTGGCAGTTTCGTTTTTAGGTTGGGGTGTTTCGCTACGATTTCTCTCGCCAGTTTCAGAATTTCTTCTCGGCGGTCTCCGGCTGTCGGATAATATTCCTCCAAAAGCGACAGAGCTCTAGGAGGAAGGTTTTGATAATAGAAAATTTTGGCTTCCAAGATTCGGGAACTTCCCGTGAGAAAATCCACATTTTCGTTCCGCACTCGTCGAAGACTGGAGAGGGAAGAAACATATTGCCCCGCCCTGAATTCAGAAAGTGCGGTCAAAAAATCCGCTTCCCGGTGGGAAAGAAGTAAGGCGCCGGAACCTTCCTCTCGAGAGAGGGTGCTTTTTAAGAAATCCGTATTTCCAGACAAGGAGCTACCCAAGAGACACACCCAGGCGTAACCGATCTTCAATTCCGGACTTAATTTTTGCGGATCAATCGAGATCAGAAGCCTATTCAGAGCGGAGCGACTCAGTTTCTGCCGAATCGCTTCTCCGAACGAAATCAGATAACGGTTATCAGTATGTTCCGCGAATTCAGGATCCACCGCCTCCGCTCTTAACGCATTACGATAAGAGTCCTCGATGAGCGGAAGGTAGGATGAATCTTCGGAGAGGAATTCGTCGAATCCCGTATATGCGATTTTGGTTAGGGTTCCGGAATCGAAGCGGAA contains:
- a CDS encoding ankyrin repeat domain-containing protein, producing the protein MSDIFHLIASGQKSQVIFALRENPSLGSVANPEGITPFLFALYYGKEDIIQAYLGLEIPLNLFEAAAIGDEKRVGELLAKDPDAARSYSKDGWTPLHLAAHFGRTSLVAYLLDHGADLQARSKSKFSFGNTPLHSAVAAGRDETVKLLIEKGADPNFSQEEGGYTPLHIAASRQGNSSIVAFLLKHGADPERKTNEGLSAKEIALQRGNWKEVEVLE
- the tmk gene encoding dTMP kinase, whose product is MAPHPGFFVFEGLDGSGKSTLSRHVFDLLSRKGVPSICFAEPTKFETGLYLRKFLSGELELSGEEQIGAFLKDREVSLQRNILPALNEEKIVLLDRYMYSTAAYQSGPEFSAREILERNRAYGFPEPDLLFYLDLEPKQALARLEGRKEAKERFESLGTLEKIRNSYESILPENTVRLDANRRPEELADLVAKKILSVCGKSR
- a CDS encoding PIN domain-containing protein: MSRVLLDSSVWIEYFRNADSPISASVDELIDAENIYTNDLILTELIPFLKLRRQSKIIASLEAVERLPLEIDWEQVIEYQILNLKNGINHVGIPDLIIAQNAVQNKVLLFTLDKHFKLMKETLKLKIY
- the ruvB gene encoding Holliday junction branch migration DNA helicase RuvB is translated as MARHTLNPEEKFEEEATLRPSFFSEFVGQKETLANLSVFVEATKRRAQALDHVLLSGPPGLGKTTLAGIIAQELGARIVVTSAPVLTRGADLAKLLTDLQEGDILFIDEVHSLGRKVEEILYPAMENFMIDLLVGEGITAQTVQIKLKPFTLIGATTRSGLISDPLKSRFGIHSRLDYYDDAEMKQIVLRSAKILGYEIEENSAWEIGRRSRKTPRIANHLLKRVRDFSEVQGDRRIEMSACKEAFRRLGIDEYGLDRMDRQILECMIDRYKGGPVGLRPISAVVGEEERTLEDHYESYMVRIGLINRTPSGRVATEKAYQILEKSYPVKGIRTDEDATPGLF
- a CDS encoding LIC12806 family lipoprotein encodes the protein MRMLIPAILISLSCGVKPVPPPKGTFCDPLKKERDCITLDFRNEKTILDDKEYPLKSSSILNYAFSAESVTYDVEVLNENRIRIIGTDGSQKLFLRLKEKGERKKEWARLWQVIKESLGQ
- a CDS encoding trypsin-like peptidase domain-containing protein; the encoded protein is MKKTDRFKNFLVICVSVLAGTLISPVLYCGTSNNSSLFLNAKADREPSASAKAAISIQQAFEEVYTNTSPSVVSVATERTVTQQGFDPFFDFYYGRRGRVRPQKEKQSGLGSGIILSKDGYILTNEHVVGGWDKFTVSTKDGKKFPAQLVGSDQTIDVALLKIQAEANLVPIELGDSSAVKVGDWSIAIGAPWGLDQSMTVGIVSAVGRGGIDNSGVHYIQTDAAINQGNSGGPLLDINGRVIGINRMIVSPSGGSIGLGFAIPINEAKSIVEELKSGGKVKRPKLGVGLDDVTEEIAKELKLPAVAGAFVRQVVNGSAAADAGIEIEDVILDIDGTKVKNASEVVAKIRGSKVGQRLTITVFRKGQTLKISVKLKE
- a CDS encoding type II toxin-antitoxin system VapB family antitoxin, whose translation is MRTTVDIPEELFLEAMKLTRLKTKTEVIKEGLTSLIRREKLKDLKKYKGHVNLPIDLNDLRKR
- a CDS encoding LIC10421/LIC12816 family protein; translated protein: MNQKFGLRPVHFWRILSGLVLVLSFFPLAVVSFSAEEEARLTEKALVESLSTPEQKEVVRKYLQSLAKRKRGEANHLRELAAEEPKLSSGSDRKRKLLNMADQLDREAAIHEETLRNLATLSTN
- a CDS encoding energy transducer TonB family protein is translated as MQLPAFFNLEIDKPANIEEDDRRLLFAAFLVFAFASFLVAHLFTRNALWKMLGEDPLVKVTDKAEREKIYEVLLEQDFVDSRVKDEYKALSNVDAAGAGGLTQKEGFHSASPHREFIWGNLIKRPSQQANPKSSQTKTEEEQVYDVAILKNDPVQEPTKSQEQSTQSSATGRMTKIPFNYRFEQDFLFRWDGGQSLSIPRKKLAGYDYFKRMLRQIEGSFAPPGGGNYGYRDGAGTVVREAIIPGEVRVQFMLNDAGQVIDTKLVSSQGQTLVDRACLDTLRGQNFGTVPEDVKSQGMIFGIRFIFPGFR